One genomic window of Muntiacus reevesi chromosome 4, mMunRee1.1, whole genome shotgun sequence includes the following:
- the VGLL4 gene encoding transcription cofactor vestigial-like protein 4 isoform X5, which produces MIKVRNKTANGDCRKDPRERSRSPVERAVAPTMSLHGGPLYASLPSLSMEQPLALTKNSLDAGRPAGLSPTLAPVERQQNRPSVITCASASARNCNLSHCPVAHSGCAAGPASYRRTPSSTCDPVVEEHFRRSLGKNYKEPEPAPNSVSITGSVDDHFAKALGDTWLQIKAAKDGASSSPESASRRGQPASPSAHMVSHSHSPSVVS; this is translated from the exons GAACAAGACGGCCAACGGGGACTGCCGGAAAGACCCCCGGGAGCGGAGCCGCAGCCCCGTCGAGCGGGCCGTGGCCCCCACCATGAGCCTGCACGGCGGCCCCCTGTACGCGTCCCTGCCCAGCCTGAGCATGGAGCAGCCCCTCGCACTGACCAAGAACAGCCTGGACGCCGGCAGGCCGGCCGGCCTCTCGCCCACCCTGGCCCCGGTGGAGCGGCAGCAG AACCGGCCCTCGGTGATCACGTGCGCCTCCGCCAGCGCCCGCAACTGCAACCTCTCACACTGCCCCGTGGCGCACAGCGGCTGCGCGGCCGGCCCGGCCAGCTACCGGCGGACCCCGAGCT ccaccTGCGACCCCGTGGTGGAGGAGCACTTCCGCCGGAGCCTGGGCAAGAACTACAAGGAGCCGGAGCCGGCCCCCAACTCCGTGTCCATCACGGGCTCCGTGGACGACCACTTCGCCAAGGCCCTGGGCGACACGTGGCTCCAGATCAAGGCGGCCAAGGACGGCGCGTCCAGCAGCCCCGAGTCGGCCTCGCGCCggggccagccagccagcccctcGGCCCACATGGTCAGCCACAGCCACTCCCCGTCCGTGGTCTCCTGA